The region CCGCCATTTCTGGTTCTAGGACCACCATGAAGGCCTGCTGGAACCAGAATGCTCATACTAGATGAGCAGTCATCATTATTTTGACTACAACTTTCAGACGGTGACGCGGTTTTATTTGCACCTGATTTGTCGAGAAATTTTAAGCCCCAACCACCTATTGGTTTATTACAAGGAAGGTGGTCTTTTACAACAATCGAAGCCATTTCAAAATTTGGAGGAACATTAGTCTCTAATAAATTGATTCCACCGTGAGTATACGGATCCCACAGACAAGTCTCTGATACGCCACCTGATCCGATGAACTTGGAGAGTGTTCTGTGTTTTGATGATGGATTAGTTCTGAAAACTTTTGACACCTTTTTCTTTAGCCCCTTGTTCTTCACTGGATGAGAATACTCGAACGCGTTATCATAAACTTCAATGTTCTGGAATAACGTGAACTCTGTCTCCATTACTCTACAATTATTATTCGGACAAAGAGTGAAACTTGTCGATACATTCATCTTCCCAACAAGCGGCAAATCCTCGTCAGCAATTTCACGACCCTTTCGACCACCCTTGTTTAAGTGAAACTGATACACATAGTCCAAAGCCTTATGATCGGTCGAGTCTATTACCTTCCTCAAATTCGCTACATAGACCTCTTTCTGATCATCTGCGGAAAAAATAAAACGAGGAATCCCTTGTTTCCACGAACATTGAATCATTCCCTGAGATAAAGTAGAAGTCGATGACATCCAATCAGAACAAGTAGAGGTTGCGCTAGAAGTGGAAGCAAGTCTTTTATGAAAAGGAATGGATCCATACTTTTGTGCAAACGGTGTTGTTTCGTTATCAAGGTTATACGATGAAGAGACGCTTAAACTGCTAGAAGAGTCGATAAAATTGTAGCATATCAATCCTTTTGCATCAGAAAAATTCATCCTGTTCAAATTCTCATTTCTTTCCGAATCACCGAATTTCCGAAGCAAAGCACTATTCAATATATTTATCATACTCTTGCTCTCCATTACTGATCCTAAACCCCACTCTTCTCCAGTATCAGTATTCATAACAACTCCCCCGATCTCAGTCGCAACAGGacaatcaaaaacaaaatttCCACGAATGGATTTATCCGAATTTAAACATTTTGATATACTCCCGATGTTTGCCACTCTTAAGCTCATCGGTATGTTGTTCCATTGAGCCGCTTTTAATGCAGAGTTATGTACCAATTCAAGACAACGACGAAGATATTTCTCGTCGACACTTACCATATGCTTTGGAATCCTATTATCAAGTCCATTCCCGTGTCGAAAAAATAAACCATTGAAGAAAACTTTACTAATTTGTGATTGAATAGCATTTACAGATACTGATGAATGAGAATTTGACCTTTTAATCAACTTACTCAAACGTGATTTTGAAGAATCTAATTCCTCTGATAACTCATCTCTACCACCGCACAAATCCTCTTTTTGAATCCATAAACTTACATTTTCCATCTTCTACCTCTACTGTTCAAGATTAATGATTACAATTTACAACCTTCTCTCAAACTCATTGCCCTACAAAAAAAATAATTGTACTCAAAATATGAGAGGATTAAGAAAAGAACAAACAAGGTTCAATAATCACATATTTTACAACGTTAATCACATAAGACAAAGTCAACCATGTTGTAATAACATAAAATCAACGAAACAAACGAAAGGCCGGAAAGTTCTTCAATAAACTATATTAAACAAAATcaataaagaaagaaaaaaaacaaaacagaaaagtaataataataataataaattaataataaaaaaagaatATGCACTTTTTAATTACCTGATTAATTAAGCTGGAGTTGGATCTGGGGAAAGACAAGAGAAGCTCAACAATCTCTCAGCAACAAGATGAAGAGAAGAATTTGATGTTTTCTTCCACACAAGAACAGTTCAATACCTCAAAAACAGAGGAAAGAAACAGAAATGGTGAAAGggaaaaaagaagaaaaaaaacaagaatGAGCAGATTGAGGAGCAAACAAGTAGAATAAACACCGCTAGCTAGGAATGAATACTACTAGAATAGAATACTAGTACTACTAAGTTCCAAAATACTAGAGTTTTATT is a window of Lathyrus oleraceus cultivar Zhongwan6 chromosome 6, CAAS_Psat_ZW6_1.0, whole genome shotgun sequence DNA encoding:
- the LOC127091817 gene encoding uncharacterized protein LOC127091817, translating into MENVSLWIQKEDLCGGRDELSEELDSSKSRLSKLIKRSNSHSSVSVNAIQSQISKVFFNGLFFRHGNGLDNRIPKHMVSVDEKYLRRCLELVHNSALKAAQWNNIPMSLRVANIGSISKCLNSDKSIRGNFVFDCPVATEIGGVVMNTDTGEEWGLGSVMESKSMINILNSALLRKFGDSERNENLNRMNFSDAKGLICYNFIDSSSSLSVSSSYNLDNETTPFAQKYGSIPFHKRLASTSSATSTCSDWMSSTSTLSQGMIQCSWKQGIPRFIFSADDQKEVYVANLRKVIDSTDHKALDYVYQFHLNKGGRKGREIADEDLPLVGKMNVSTSFTLCPNNNCRVMETEFTLFQNIEVYDNAFEYSHPVKNKGLKKKVSKVFRTNPSSKHRTLSKFIGSGGVSETCLWDPYTHGGINLLETNVPPNFEMASIVVKDHLPCNKPIGGWGLKFLDKSGANKTASPSESCSQNNDDCSSSMSILVPAGLHGGPRTRNGGPSSLIDRWRSGGHCDCGGWDEGCPLTVLQKKSSKVEVLSHVDTKGECVSVDLVTQGSNDISPALRMVNVHDGLYYIHFHTPLSALQAFSISVAIIHMQSPTLRPKSVQELS